ACCTTTTGATATGGACAGCACTTTGGTGGTGGACGGAGGTGTGGTCAATAATTATCCGGTAGATGTGGTCAGGGAAATGGGGGCAGAAATTGTGATTGGAGTTAATGTTGGCGATGAAGATTTTATAGATCCCAAGGAATTAGGCACTTTTTCAGGGATTTTGATGCAGATTGCTATGAGCCAATCCTACAGTAAATTGAGGGAAAATATTGCGGATACAGATATCTATATCAAACCTGATCTAAAAAATTATTCAACAGGGAGCTTTAATAAATTCAGGGAAATTCTGGAGTTGGGTGAAATTGCAGGACAAAATAATCTCCATAAATTTCAGAATCTTTCCGATAGCTTGGGAATATTCGTTGCAACCGAAGGTATCGGATTGGAAGTGGAGCCGATTAAAATCAATGAAATAGAGGTACAGGGCAATAGGCTGTTTTCTGACCTTTTGGTCAAATCCAAATTGAATGTCTCCGAGGGGGATTTATTGACAAGGGCCGAATTGAGGGAAGGAATGTCGAGGGTATTTGGAATTAATGGGTTTTATAGGGTAGATTATTCTTTGATAAACAAAAAGGACGATAATCATAAGCTTTTGATCAGAACGGACGAGAAGCCCAAAAACCTGCTATTTGCCTCCGTGCATTTTGATAATCAGTTTGCGACAGGTCTATTGTTGAACCTGACCATGAGGGATTTAATCGGCAAATCTTCCAGAATGGTTTTAATAGGGGATATTTCCAAAAATCCCAAGTTCAGAATGGACTACTATAAGTATTTTGGGCAGGTGAAAAAGTATGCCTTCAATCTCCGGTTCAATTATCTTAATCAGGAAGTTCCCAATTATCAGGACGGTGAGGAAACAGATATCAGTGTGAATAGGGAAGGTAGGATAAGTGCCAATATCATGACCACCCAATCCTTGAAGGAAACATTCGTAGTTGGGATGTTTACTGAAAGAAACTTTTCTAAGTCAAAATTTGACATCACAGTTCCTTCTGATGTAAGAAATGCATACAGAAATTTTTCAGGACTCCGATTTCTGTATTACCGCAATTCACTTAATGATCGCAATTTTGCAACCAAAGGTGCTGAGGCAATTGTAGAACCTGTTTATTTGTTTGGGAATAATTATGGGATCCGGTTGGAAGACGGAATAGATACTTTGTTTTTAAACCAGGGAAATATTGGGATTCCATCTGAGTCACTAGATGATTTTATAGATTTCCTGACACCGGCTAGTTATTTTTCTCTTTACCTAAAATACATCAAATTTTTTCCACTATCACCTAAATTTCAAATCATTCCTTCAGCTGCAACGGGCCTTACATTTTCCAGAGAGCCCAGTTTTAAAATTTTTGACACCTATATTGTAGGTGGACATCAAAGAGTTAGATTCACTGATACCAGGGTATGGGGCTTGAATTACAGAGAATTGGTTTCTCCCAATTTTGCCAAATTGGGACTTGAATTCCAGTATGTCCCGGTCACTAACATCTATCTCAGGACCGGTACAAATGTGATTGGTTCAAGCCTACATGTCCCTTTGGGGAGTAGTGAAACTTCCATCATTTCAGAATTCGTGGATACTGCATTTATAGGATATGGAGCAGATATTACCTACAAATCTTTCTTAGGGCCAATCGTGGCTGGGGTAGGCGGAAATTCATCAGATAACAACCTTCGATATTATTTCTCGATCGGATTTTCATTCAATTATTCCGACAGATAAATATTGGGGTAAAATATGGATACAGTTTTGGGATTCAGATTTTTTTCTCCCATTTTTGCTGTGTTATGAAGTCATAGTTTTTTCCCCGGTTCGTCTTTCAGTATCCATTAGGTGATACTTGTTGATAATTTTCAATTATCCCTATGGGAAAATTTTACCGTTATGACTTTCAGAAATTTCATCAGACATTTTAAACAGGCTGTTAGGGGTCTTGAAGAAGACTTTACCAATATCAGCATCAAAAAAGCCATATTCTACCTTTCTGTCCCCATGATTCTGGAAATGGTAATGGAATCACTTTTTGCAGTAGTGGATATTTTCTTTGTGGGAAAGTTGGGTGTATATGCAGTAGCCACAGTAGGTCTTACTGAATCAGTGCTGACAATAATCTATTCCATAGCTATAGGGCTGAGTATGGCAGCAACAGCTATAGTAGCGAGGAGGATAGGGGAGAAAAAACCGGTAGAAGCATCAAAAGCGGCTTTCCAGGCAATTTTTGTCTGCTCTTTCTTTGCCATAGCTGTAGCCATTTTGGGTGTTTTCCAAGCAAAGAATATGTTGGCAATCATGGGCGGAGAACCAGATGTGATAGAGATGGGGTACCGGTATACACAGGTCATTTTTGGCGGAAATGTCTGCGTAATGTTACTTTTTCTCATCAATGGTATATTCAGGGGTGCAGGAAATGCCGCTGTTGCCATGAAGGCACTGTGGATAGCCAATGGATTTAATATTGTGCTTGATCCCATTTTGATTTTTGGTTTGGGTCCCATACCAGCTATGGGCTTGGAGGGTGCTGCTTGGGCTACCACTACAGGAAGAGGTATAGGAGTAATTTATCAGTTCTACATTCTTTTCAATGGCAAATCCATCATTAAATTTTACTGGGAAAGTCTGAAGATGAACTGGAAAACTATCTGGACAATTCTTAAGGTAGCTTCCGGAGGCATGGGGCAATTCTTGATTGAATCCGCCTCTTGGATATTTCTGATGCGGATTATTTCTGATTCAGGTTCTGTGGCTTTGGCAGGTTATACCATCGCGGTGAGGTTGATCATTTTTGCATTGCTACCGGCATTTGGTTTGTCCAATGCAGCCGCTACACTTGTGGGGCAAAATCTAGGTGCCTTGCAGCCTGCTCGGGCTGAAAAATCCGCGTGGCTATCAGCACATTACACTGCCATTTTTCTTGGATTTTGCTCGATCATATTTATTGCTGGGGCAGGGTTTTTTATCGGGATTTTCAATCAGC
This window of the Aquiflexum balticum DSM 16537 genome carries:
- a CDS encoding patatin-like phospholipase family protein; the protein is MKKYLSLTFSLVLFFAITLIQPLIGQELNKNEKPKIGLVLSGGGAKGLAHVGILRAMEEAGIRPDYIVGTSMGSVVGGLYALGYSADELEQIILNIDWELLITNRVELNNIAFEEKEYYNRYLVELPVIDGKVALPSGLIHGQMLSETLHYYTWPANNIQDFDDFPIPFRCIATDVKTGKGVILKDGYLHDALRASIAIPTFFTPFDMDSTLVVDGGVVNNYPVDVVREMGAEIVIGVNVGDEDFIDPKELGTFSGILMQIAMSQSYSKLRENIADTDIYIKPDLKNYSTGSFNKFREILELGEIAGQNNLHKFQNLSDSLGIFVATEGIGLEVEPIKINEIEVQGNRLFSDLLVKSKLNVSEGDLLTRAELREGMSRVFGINGFYRVDYSLINKKDDNHKLLIRTDEKPKNLLFASVHFDNQFATGLLLNLTMRDLIGKSSRMVLIGDISKNPKFRMDYYKYFGQVKKYAFNLRFNYLNQEVPNYQDGEETDISVNREGRISANIMTTQSLKETFVVGMFTERNFSKSKFDITVPSDVRNAYRNFSGLRFLYYRNSLNDRNFATKGAEAIVEPVYLFGNNYGIRLEDGIDTLFLNQGNIGIPSESLDDFIDFLTPASYFSLYLKYIKFFPLSPKFQIIPSAATGLTFSREPSFKIFDTYIVGGHQRVRFTDTRVWGLNYRELVSPNFAKLGLEFQYVPVTNIYLRTGTNVIGSSLHVPLGSSETSIISEFVDTAFIGYGADITYKSFLGPIVAGVGGNSSDNNLRYYFSIGFSFNYSDR
- a CDS encoding MATE family efflux transporter codes for the protein MTFRNFIRHFKQAVRGLEEDFTNISIKKAIFYLSVPMILEMVMESLFAVVDIFFVGKLGVYAVATVGLTESVLTIIYSIAIGLSMAATAIVARRIGEKKPVEASKAAFQAIFVCSFFAIAVAILGVFQAKNMLAIMGGEPDVIEMGYRYTQVIFGGNVCVMLLFLINGIFRGAGNAAVAMKALWIANGFNIVLDPILIFGLGPIPAMGLEGAAWATTTGRGIGVIYQFYILFNGKSIIKFYWESLKMNWKTIWTILKVASGGMGQFLIESASWIFLMRIISDSGSVALAGYTIAVRLIIFALLPAFGLSNAAATLVGQNLGALQPARAEKSAWLSAHYTAIFLGFCSIIFIAGAGFFIGIFNQQPDVIEVGRLGLTIICLGYVFFGYGMVMSQSLNGAGDTKTPTIINLAVLWGFQIPFAYFLAKTLEMGATGVFVAIAVSHSLHAVVSTLVFRRGKWKLVEV